A genomic segment from Daphnia carinata strain CSIRO-1 chromosome 1, CSIRO_AGI_Dcar_HiC_V3, whole genome shotgun sequence encodes:
- the LOC130694338 gene encoding EEF1A lysine methyltransferase 2-like — protein MEVNMDKKYEEDWKNFCDHGDIGDDWCSEEVVQAILTWIKTNIEFDDPILDIGCGNGAFIFQMFHKGYTNVTGIDKSPNAIKLATEISHQECVKVRLEVCDVLGPVPSDTPESPLNKRYRLVLDKGLYDSVVLDTSEGSSQTKIEQFRDNYVKRTYELLQPCGILLVATCCHTEEEMKKTIGKNVFGVLEVLPTPVFEFGGKKGHNVTVVAFRRKD, from the exons ATGGAAGTCAA catGGATAAGAAGTACGAAGAAGATTGGAAAAATTTTTGCGACCATGGAGATATAGGGGATGACTG GTGCAGCGAAGAGGTTGTTCAAGCCATTTTGACCTGGATTAAGACCAACATCGAATTTGATGACCCTATTCTCGACATAGGATGCGGGAATGgtgctttcatttttcaaatg TTTCACAAGGGATATACAAACGTCACCGGAATTGATAAATCTCCAAATGCCATCAAATTGGCCACAGAAATTTCACATCAAGAGTGTGTCAAAGTTAGGCTTGAA GTTTGCGACGTGCTTGGTCCAGTTCCCTCTGATACTCCAGAATCCCCGTTAAACAAAAGGTATCGATTGGTATTGGACAAAGGTTTGTATGACTCTGTCGTTCTAGACACAAGCGAAGGGAGCTcccaaacaaaaatagaacaGTTTCGCGATAATTACGTAAAAAGGACGTACGAACTTCTTCAACCCTGTGGGATCCTGTTGGTAGCAACGTGCTGTCATACTGAGgaggaaatgaagaaaacaatcgGCAAAAATG TTTTTGGTGTTCTTGAGGTGCTTCCAACTCCCGTTTTCGAATTTGGAGGAAAGAAAGGACATAACGTAACTGTCGTCGCGTTTCGCAGAAAAGACTGA
- the LOC130694321 gene encoding LIM domain only protein 3-like isoform X1: MFQQRLVFFEIPFGESPMTASWGTRAPRPLDVGSTPALLLLATSTIDMRTDTNAEYRKSAGLTTPQECGGCGKFITDRYLLQALDLYWHEDCLKCGCCDCRLSENGSTLYTRANLVLCRRDYLRLFGTTGYCAACGKVIPAFEMVMKAKGNVYHLECFACQNCNHRFCVGDKFYLCDNKILCEYDYEERLLMTSLEFPNKRSSLQPQQSSNQSTLLSPVLSADCFSK; this comes from the exons ATGTTTCAACAACGGCTCGTGTTTTTCGAAATACCATTCGGGGAATCGCCCATGACTGCATCATGGGGAACACGTGCTCCAAGACCACTTGATGTCGGCAGCACACCTGCACTCCTTCTTCTTGCTACATCAACAA TTGACATGCGGACGGACACCAATGCGGAATACAGAAAAAGTGCTGGGCTGACTACTCCGCAAGAGTGCGGAGGCTGCGGTAAATTCATCACTGATCG gtaCCTTCTACAAGCATTGGATCTTTACTGGCACGAGGACTGTCTCAAATGCGGATGCTGTGATTGCCGATTAAGTGAAAATGGATCGACACTCTACACGAGAGCCAATTTGGTACTCTGCCGACGTGATTATTTAAG GTTGTTTGGTACCACCGGCTACTGCGCGGCTTGTGGCAAAGTCATCCCGGCTTTCGAAATGGTCATGAAAGCCAAAGGGAACGTCTATCATCTAGAATGTTTTGCCTGCCAAAATTGCAACCACCG ATTCTGTGTCGGTGATAAGTTCTACCTCTGCGACAACAAAATTCTGTGCGAATATGATTACGAAGAACGATTGCTTATGACCAGCCTCGAGTTCCCTAACAAACGATCGTCTTTACAGCCACAACAG AGTTCTAATCAGTCAACATTATTATCTCCTGTGTTATCTGCGGATTGCTTTTCTAAATGA
- the LOC130694275 gene encoding uncharacterized protein LOC130694275: MNVEEWLNGLFTSQKTQNTPIKKHHFNDVPSFEKNNVTNEILCDLRDANLLADLQAKEEIKIMRTLIKEHEAETSRLTNILHPLKLDVMNLPEELKKLVEVISLANQQVHELEETTEISLKLNNISENQTRALQRLQNLEKVQESLHQMSLADNLEQITKKKETEFLSKKIGEYAGHVRHLERKLEAVDYTPDIGHGSLQKRSKELTSAIEKLSQLRSKLDIYSDLTPDLNLAKIQVQNAKDELVQLETLITDNISNINSN; the protein is encoded by the exons ATGAAT GTGGAGGAATGGTTAAACGGACTCTTTACTTcccaaaaaacacaaaacacacCCATCAAAAAGCACCACTTCAATGATGTTCccagttttgaaaaaaataatgtaactAATGAAATTCTATGTGATCTACGAGATGCCAACTTGTTAGCTGATTTgcaggcaaaagaagaaataaaaataatgagaaCTCTCATTAAAGAGCATGAGGCTGAAA CCTCTAGACTGACAAATATTTTACATCCCCTGAAGTTAGATGTGATGAACTTGCCagaagaactaaaaaaacttGTTGAAGTAATTTCGTTGGCAAATCAGCAAGTACATGAATTGGAAGAGACAACAGAAATATCACTTAAGTTAAACAATATTTCTGAAAATCAAACTCGAGCTCTTCAACGCCTTCAAAACCTTGAAAA GGTTCAAGAGAGTTTGCACCAGATGAGCCTAGCTGATAACCTTGAGCAaattacaaagaaaaaggagacaGAATTCTTGTCAAAAAAAATCGGAGAATATGCTGGACATGTTCGTCATCTAGAG AGAAAACTTGAAGCAGTTGACTACACTCCAGATATTGGACACGGATCTTTACAGAAGCGATCAAAAGAATTAACTTCGGCAATTGAAAAACTATCCCAGCTCAGATCAAAATTGGATATTTATTCTGATCTAACTCCAGATCTGAATCTAGCAAAAATTCAAGTTCAAAACGCTAAAGATGAACTAGTGCAACTTGAAACTCTCATAACGGACAACATATCAAACAtaaattcaaattaa
- the LOC130694178 gene encoding 2-Hydroxyacid oxidase 1-like — protein MAIKFVCVEDYEKHAAKVLPSNALEYYRSGADEEQTLRENRDSFKRWRLMPRMLRGVQNRSMNTTALGCSVSAPFGIAPTAMQRMAHPEGECATAKAAAAHGIIYILSTIATSSIEEIAAAAPNGNNWFQLYIYKDRQATIDLIRRAERANFKALVVTVDTAVLGRRLVNERHGFDLPAHLKLGNFNNVDEKSNFQTLKKEGSRLAAYASVMFDPSLTWKDITWLKSITKLPIVVKGVLRPDDAELAVQHGVSAIAVSNHGGRQLDGVQATIDALPAIVKQVNGRCEIFLDGGVTKGTDVLKALALGAKMTFFGRPALWGLAHSGEEGVKNIIQLLKTEVDIAMALAGCRSVDEIDSSLVLRQELHSSL, from the exons ATGGCTATTAAGTTTGTCTGTGTTGAAGATTACGAGAAGCATGCAGCAAAAGTATTGCCGTCAAATGCCCTGGAATATTACAGATCAGGGGCTGATGAAGAACAAACTCTACGTGAAAATCGTGATTCTTTCAAACG ATGGCGATTGATGCCACGTATGTTACGAGGAGTGCAGAATCGTTCAATGAATACTACTGCACTTGGATGCAGCGTCTCCGCTCCTTTTGGCATAG CCCCCACGGCTATGCAAAGAATGGCTCATCCGGAAGGCGAATGCGCAACAGCGAAAG CCGCCGCAGCACACGGTATCATATATATTCTGAGCACGATTGCAACTAGCAGCATAGAAGAAATTGCTGCGGCCGCACCGAACGGCAATAACTGGTTCCaactttatatttataaaGATCG TCAGGCAACAATCGATTTGATTCGGCGTGCGGAGAGAGCTAATTTCAAAGCTCTCGTTGTAACAGTTGACACGGCAGTTCTTGGCCGACGTCTCGTCAATGAACGACACGGATTCGACCTACCCGCCCACCTGAA gtTAGGCAATTTTAACAATGTTGACGAGAAATCGAATTTTCAAACTCTTAAAAAAGAAGGCTCTCGTTTAGCAGCGTATGCATCCGTGATGTTTGACCCAAGCTTAACATGGAAAGACATTACCTGGCTGAAAAG TATCACGAAATTACCAATTGTGGTTAAAGGAGTTCTTCGTCCTGATGATGCGGAACTTGCAGTGCAACATGGAGTTTCAGCAATTGCAGTTTCCAATCACGGCGGCCGCCAATTGGATGGTGTTCAAGCAACG ATCGATGCACTTCCAGCAATAGTTAAACAGGTGAATGGACGTTGCGAGATCTTTCTGGACGGTGGTGTTACCAAAGGCACAGATGTTCTTAAAGCTTTAGCCCTTGGTGCAAAAATG ACATTCTTTGGCCGGCCGGCCTTATGGGGACTGGCCCACAGTGGAGAAGAGGGCGTGAAAAATATTATACAACTGCTCAAAACCGAGGTTGATATTGCTATGGCTTTAGCAG GCTGCCGTTCGGTGGATGAAATCGATTCATCTTTGGTTCTTCGTCAAGAATTGCATTCCAGTCTGTGA
- the LOC130694139 gene encoding UDP-glucuronic acid decarboxylase 1-like has protein sequence MRYSIYNFGTSQQRAAIICLLFLCLLAVYHLLQPLLKYELNSKMKNEEKLLKNQREVLSEITALKNKINELEISLEQAEFRVPKTFPNIKFLNYKDRKRILVTGGAGFVGSHLVDYLMKEGHEVIVVDNFFTGRKRNVEHWIGHGNFELIHHDIVNPLTIEVDEIYHLASPASPPHYMLNPVKTIKTNTVGTINMLGLARRVNAKILIASTSEVYGDPEIHPQSETYWGHVNPIGPRACYDEGKRVAEALSYAYAKQEKVQVRVARIFNTYGPRMHMNDGRVVSNFILQALQNESITIYGHGKQTRSFQYVSDLVDGLVALMNSSYSLPVNLGNPIEHNIDEFAQIIKSIVNGVNSSIQYLPAVEDDPQRRRPDISRAKKHLNWEPKVSLDTGLRKAVEYFRREILRSSMPIVPQKFLKRGDKDLW, from the exons ATGAGGTATTCTATCTACAACTTTGGTACTAGCCAACAACGGGCAGCTATCATATGCTTGCTATTTCTCTGCCTGCTTG CTGTATATCATTTGCTTCAACCACTTCTCAAGTATGAGTTAAATTCTAAAATGAAGAATGAAGAGAAATTACTGAAAAACCAAAGAGAAGTCCTCAGTGAAATTACTGCACTGAAGAATAAGATCAATGAATTAGAAATTAGTTTAGAACAAGCTGAATTCAGAGTTCccaaaacatttccaaatattaaatttttaaactaCAAAGACCGGAAGAGAATTCTG GTAACGGGAGGCGCCGGGTTTGTTGGTTCACATCTAGTTGATTATCTGATGAAAGAAGGACATGAAGTTATCGTAGtagataatttttttactggaCGAAAAAGGAACGTTGAACATTGGATTGGTCATGGAAATTTTGAACTCATACATCATGACATTGTCAATCCCTTAACCATAGAAGTGGACGAAATTTATCATTTGGCGTCACCAGCTAGTCCACCACATTATATGCTCAACCCCGTAAAGACTATTAAAACGAACACTGTTGGCACCATTAATATGTTAG GATTAGCTCGGCGTGTAAATGCGAAAATACTTATTGCAAGCACCTCCGAAGTTTACGGTGATCCAGAAATTCATCCGCAGTCTGAAACTTATTGGGGACACGTAAATCCAATTG gTCCAAGAGCTTGTTATGATGAGGGCAAAAGAGTTGCAGAAGCGCTAAGCTATGCCTATGCCAAGCAAGAAAAGGTGCAAGTTAGAGTTGCTCGTATTTTCAATACGTACGGGCCACGAATGCACATGAACGATGGAAGGGTCGTCTCAAATTTCATACTTCAAGCTTTACAAAACGAAAGCATAACC ATTTATGGGCATGGGAAACAAACACGTTCTTTTCAATACGTATCGGATTTAGTCGATGGCCTTGTTGCTTTGATGAATTCGTCGTACAGTCTGCCGGTAAACTTGGGTAATCCCATCGAACATAACATAGATG AATTTGCACAGATAATAAAATCGATCGTCAACGGTGTGAATAGTTCTATCCAATACCTTCCTGCGGTTGAGGATGATCCGCAAAGGAGACGGCCTGACATAAGTAGGGCGAAGAAACATCTGAATTGGGAACCAAAA GTTTCCTTGGACACAGGGTTACGAAAGGCTGTCGAATACTTCCGGCGCGAAATTCTGCGATCGTCAATGCCGATTGTTCCGCAGAAGTTTTTGAAACGTGGGGACAAAGACCTGTGGTAA
- the LOC130694361 gene encoding nuclear nucleic acid-binding protein C1D-like, producing the protein MQEHLHNTCKMEWIKNKDFPQEMAENAQNLDSALSEMETVVNQLISMPLNEAHSCMKPLERSKYDTASVYAVTSLFWAYMKTQGVDPKTNGLPKELERVKNVIGRAKQIADKALAPKLDVSAAKRFIRGGLWESKDGEKKDDGNMGNQVQDGDVPKPPLNKRIRFDDDLSSTQLTNEER; encoded by the exons ATGCAGGAGCATCTACATAACACGTGCAAGATGGAATGGATCAAGAATAAAGATTTCCCACAAGAAATGGCAGAAAATGCCCAGAATCTCGATTCCGCTTTGTCGGAAATGGAGACTGTTGTCAACCAATTGATTTCCATGCCATTAAACGAAGCCCATTCGTGT ATGAAACCCTTGGAACGATCCAAGTATGACACAGCTTCTGTGTACGCTGTAACTTCTCTTTTCTGGG CATATATGAAAACACAAGGTGTTGATCCTAAAACAAATGGCTTGCCAAAGGAACTAGAAAGAGTAAAGAATGTTATTGGTCGGGCCAAACAGATAGCTGACAAAGCCTTAGCACCAAAACTTGATGTTAGTGCAGCAAAAAGATTCATTCGTGGAGGTCTGTGGGAATCTAaggatggggaaaaaaaagatgatggcaACATGGGTAACCAAGTACAAGATGGAGATGTTCCTAAGCCACCCCTTAATAAAAGAATAAGATTTGATGATGATCTTAGTTCTACACAATTGACTAATGAGGAAAGGTAG
- the LOC130694321 gene encoding LIM domain only protein 3-like isoform X2, whose product MSTCTRNTPAALMASHFFKFNPANAKRIDMRTDTNAEYRKSAGLTTPQECGGCGKFITDRYLLQALDLYWHEDCLKCGCCDCRLSENGSTLYTRANLVLCRRDYLRLFGTTGYCAACGKVIPAFEMVMKAKGNVYHLECFACQNCNHRFCVGDKFYLCDNKILCEYDYEERLLMTSLEFPNKRSSLQPQQSSNQSTLLSPVLSADCFSK is encoded by the exons ATGTCAACGTGTACCCGAAACACACCGGCTGCTTTGATggcttcacattttttcaaattcaatccGGCCAACGCCAAACGAA TTGACATGCGGACGGACACCAATGCGGAATACAGAAAAAGTGCTGGGCTGACTACTCCGCAAGAGTGCGGAGGCTGCGGTAAATTCATCACTGATCG gtaCCTTCTACAAGCATTGGATCTTTACTGGCACGAGGACTGTCTCAAATGCGGATGCTGTGATTGCCGATTAAGTGAAAATGGATCGACACTCTACACGAGAGCCAATTTGGTACTCTGCCGACGTGATTATTTAAG GTTGTTTGGTACCACCGGCTACTGCGCGGCTTGTGGCAAAGTCATCCCGGCTTTCGAAATGGTCATGAAAGCCAAAGGGAACGTCTATCATCTAGAATGTTTTGCCTGCCAAAATTGCAACCACCG ATTCTGTGTCGGTGATAAGTTCTACCTCTGCGACAACAAAATTCTGTGCGAATATGATTACGAAGAACGATTGCTTATGACCAGCCTCGAGTTCCCTAACAAACGATCGTCTTTACAGCCACAACAG AGTTCTAATCAGTCAACATTATTATCTCCTGTGTTATCTGCGGATTGCTTTTCTAAATGA